The following is a genomic window from Brachionichthys hirsutus isolate HB-005 chromosome 15, CSIRO-AGI_Bhir_v1, whole genome shotgun sequence.
ATGGAGAGGTGGTCGGCccgccgccgggggggggggggggttccgctCTAGCAGCGGGTTTCGTAGATGCCGGAGCGGCCGATGTATCGCACCCATTTGATGACGTCGTGGTCACTGTAGTTGAGCTTGGACTCAAACACCTTCAAGTAGCGCACCTTCAGACCAGACGGGGCGAAAGgaacctgcagggggggggggggggggcaaaaagccACGCGTCAGAGGCATGATGGGAGACGTAGGCAAGAAGCAGGCACGGACTGAACTGCATGCATTCTGACCTCAAAGTTCATGGAGATGGGGGGCCTGGCCCATTTCTTCTTATCGTTGGTGGGCAGCAGCTCGATCTCAGCGCTGATCTGAGACTCCTTCATGCCAGCCATGCGTTTgatcctacacacacacacacacacacacacacacagaggtgacataccgcatgtgtgtgtgtgtgtgtgtgtgagagagagattctGGATTCAGGCAGAGCAGCGACTCACTTCCAGACGATGGCGTTCTCACTGGCCTTGTACTTGGCTTTTCCTTTCATGCAAATCACCTGCACGCCGCTGGTGTTGAGAGGCGTGGGGATACGCACCTGAGGAGATGAGGAAGAACCGCCCGAAGCAATCAGGGTCTCCCACCGCCGACCTCGCCGTCCCGCGAGGACAAGCGAGCAGATTCATTCGTTTCGGCATCAGCGGCTCACCTCAATTTTCTGGGCCAGCAGCGACGGCTTGAAGTTGGACTTGATGACCACCTTGACCTCCAGTTTAGTGCGGCCGACCTCCCTGACCAGAGGGATGACTCTGAACGGCAGGATGATGTCTTTAGTGGTGCGgtacctgcggggggggggggggggggcggaggtcATTTCTACGATCGTTTGTCTACAGCTTTctcataaaacaaaacacacgcGACGGACGCTTCGTCTGCCATCGTTCCGTCACGTTAAGACGAAACCAAAACATCCACTGACCTCATGAGCTCGTACTCGCCATCGGGGGGGATGAAGCTGATGCTGCGCTCGGAGTCAAACTTACTGAGGCGCACGCACTGGTGGAAAGTACAGTCGTCGATGGCGATGGACTGCTTCCCACTGCCGGGAGGAAAGAAACGCATCAGAAACAAAACGGGCGAGACAAAAGAAAGAGTTACATCTGCTCAAACTACTGATGGCGGGGGCTACAACTACGACTTTCCCTCATCTTACGTGCAGTTTAAAAAAGGAGCTATGAAGACggaacacacagagacagctgCTAGCatcacgcagacacagagaaacacacacaacggTGCAACCGAACAGATCACAAGCCCTGCTGGGTGTCAAAAGTCATGCAGGCAACCATCCCACACAAAGCTTGTCTGATCTgtaggtgggtgggtgggtgtgtgtgtgtgggggggggggtctgatgtGGCAGAGGGTGAGGACACTTAATACAGTACCTTCCTCCCCCTAAATCACTGAGGTACAGCACatagaaaagaaagagggaaagaaaggagagatgcatccaaaggaaagaaaaatcaaataaattggAGCGTCCGACTTCTAAACATCGAGACACTCAGAACAGAGGCGGGGCAAACGGACAGGTAATACCGGTCAGAAATGCGGGCGGGGCTCGGGTCAACAACCCGCCGTCGTCGCATCGCTCACCTCTTCCCCGCttcgtcggacgcgccgcccttGCCCTGCTTGTCGATGACGATCTTGTCGTTCATGCCGAACTTGCACTCGGGCATCCCGCTCAGGTAGCTCTTCATCACCACCCTGCCCGACACGTGGGCGCTCAGGACCTGGCCTGGAAGGGGAGGGGGCAGAGTTCACGGCGCTTTCTCTGAGAGGTAAAGACGTGGAAACGTTTCGGAacccgccgcgccgccgccaGACGGACCTTGTGGCGACATGAGCAGGTTGACGCTCTCCAGAACATCCAGGAAAAGCTCGTTGCGCCGATACTTGATGCCCTCGCGCCTCCAGCCGATCTGCCCCGTGACCTGGCTGGTGATCTGGGACTGCTCCTCTTTAGTCTgagacacagggggggggggagagagtaACGcatgaccggggggggggcgacatcAGCGGGGAGGAAACCGAGCGCG
Proteins encoded in this region:
- the LOC137904229 gene encoding AP-2 complex subunit mu-A-like, with amino-acid sequence MIGGLFIYNHKGEVLISRVYRDDIGRNAVDAFRVNVIHARQQVRSPVTNIARTSFFHVKRSNIWLAAVTKQNVNAAMVFEFLYKMCDVMTAYFGKISEENIKNNFVLIYELLDEILDFGYPQNSETGALKTFITQQGIKGQHQTKEEQSQITSQVTGQIGWRREGIKYRRNELFLDVLESVNLLMSPQGQVLSAHVSGRVVMKSYLSGMPECKFGMNDKIVIDKQGKGGASDEAGKSDLGGGSGKQSIAIDDCTFHQCVRLSKFDSERSISFIPPDGEYELMRYRTTKDIILPFRVIPLVREVGRTKLEVKVVIKSNFKPSLLAQKIEVRIPTPLNTSGVQVICMKGKAKYKASENAIVWKIKRMAGMKESQISAEIELLPTNDKKKWARPPISMNFEVPFAPSGLKVRYLKVFESKLNYSDHDVIKWVRYIGRSGIYETRC